One genomic window of Halorhabdus sp. CBA1104 includes the following:
- a CDS encoding 2-oxoacid:ferredoxin oxidoreductase subunit beta yields the protein MSSETHFTDFKSDEQPTWCPGCGDFGTMNGMMKALAETGNDPDNTFVVAGIGCSGKIGTYMHSYALHGVHGRALPVGTGVKLANPDLEVMVAGGDGDGYSIGVGHFIHAVRRNIDITYVVMDNRIYGLTKGQASPTSRQGFETATSPDGTVEPPVNPLALALAAGGTFIAQSFSSDSQRHADLVQQAIEHDGFGFVNVFSPCVTFNDVDTYDYFRDAIVNLDETGHDPGNYQAARDKIMDPGTEHIGVLYQAEDSVPFSDREGIDSNMADIPDGAPERADRLVREFY from the coding sequence ATGAGTTCTGAGACACACTTCACTGACTTCAAATCCGACGAGCAGCCCACCTGGTGTCCCGGCTGCGGTGACTTCGGGACGATGAACGGCATGATGAAAGCCCTCGCCGAGACGGGTAACGACCCCGACAACACCTTCGTCGTCGCCGGGATCGGCTGTTCGGGCAAGATCGGGACGTACATGCACAGCTACGCGCTCCACGGCGTCCACGGCCGCGCCCTGCCGGTCGGGACGGGTGTGAAACTCGCCAATCCCGATCTGGAAGTGATGGTGGCCGGCGGGGACGGCGACGGCTACTCGATCGGCGTCGGCCACTTTATCCACGCCGTCCGGCGGAACATCGACATCACCTACGTCGTGATGGACAACCGCATCTACGGCCTGACGAAAGGCCAGGCCTCCCCGACCTCGCGGCAGGGCTTCGAGACCGCAACCTCGCCGGACGGTACCGTCGAACCGCCGGTCAATCCCCTCGCCCTCGCGCTGGCCGCCGGTGGGACGTTCATTGCCCAGTCGTTCTCCTCGGATTCCCAACGGCACGCTGATCTCGTCCAGCAGGCCATCGAACACGACGGCTTTGGGTTCGTCAACGTCTTCTCGCCCTGCGTGACGTTCAACGACGTCGACACCTACGACTACTTCCGGGACGCCATCGTCAATCTAGACGAGACGGGTCACGATCCCGGCAACTACCAGGCCGCTCGTGACAAGATCATGGATCCGGGCACCGAGCACATCGGCGTGCTCTATCAGGCCGAGGACAGCGTCCCCTTCAGTGACCGCGAAGGGATTGACTCAAACATGGCCGACATCCCCGATGGCGCGCCCGAACGCGCCGATCGACTGGTCCGAGAGTTCTACTGA